A portion of the Glycine max cultivar Williams 82 chromosome 10, Glycine_max_v4.0, whole genome shotgun sequence genome contains these proteins:
- the LOC100792990 gene encoding cation/H(+) antiporter 15, with amino-acid sequence MATLANFRPPYSIPNPPPDAIPELACYNSTMDLSNNIWRGGNVIGERVPLLSIQIAYSVLLSSIFHRIFKSFHLPLMVSQILSGAILSSSLMGRVPGIFNTLYRPEGILAVETFANLGVMYYVFLNGLEMNCDTIIRSSKKAITIALVCILIPMLGGAGFLALEHRVSGGSAKPTVSTKGYFFCCAILAVTGFPVVARLLSGLKILYTRLGKDALTAAMLIDAYGWIVFTILIPYSHDRGGKPLLSAICTFLFIVFCFYVVRPILTRIINRKIRLETWDSSGLLDVMVGLFICSSITDFLGAHHVVGAFVYGLILPSGKFADLMMEILDDVVTALIVPIYFASFGFRLHLEALWAVHNSVLFPVLMVLLLTIPKVLGSMLATFYFGMSARDGLGLGLLLNTKGIMAVIMLSVAWDKNLLDPYAFTIMMLAILFMTVLVSPLINVIYKPKLRFMQTQQRTVQKLRNDAELRVAVCVHNAHQATGMIHVLEATNATRISPLQVSVLHLVELTRHGTGLLVAQMDNPSSVQGESHYGSQEEFESISKAFEEFSEEYNAVRFETSSIVSTYESIHEDIYTVTQEKRANLVLLPFHKQLSSEGVLDTTNNAFSGINQNVMQQPPCSVGIFVNRGLDSLLKTKMSIIMIFIGGPDDREALSIAWRMAGHSCTMLHVVRLLLSGTEVAEEEKAFHSDSNGLLSTVMDSVMQKELDDEQILHFRHKGVHNNDSISYSEKEVKIETGEEIPLILNEIDKPGYDLYILGQGSGKNYTALQKLLEWCDNPELGAMGDIVASTSFGTSSSLLVVQQYSMERKPKGYRKKCSKRNDPAIL; translated from the exons ATGGCTACTCTGGCAAATTTTCGTCCTCCGTATTCAATACCAAATCCTCCTCCAGATGCAATACCAGAACTTGCATGTTACAATTCAACAATGGATCTTTCCAACAATATCTGGAGGGGTGGTAATGTCATTGGAGAACGTGTTCCTCTTTTGTCTATTCAAATTGCCTACAGTGTCCTGCTTTCCAGTATTTTTCACCGCATCTTCAAGTCATTCCACCTGCCTCTTATGGTTTCCCAGATTCTT AGTGGTGCTATTTTGAGTTCATCGTTGATGGGAAGAGTCCCTGGAATTTTTAACACGCTTTACCGTCCAGAAGGAATCCTtgcggttgaaacctttgcgaatcTTGGAGTTATGTACTATGTGTTCTTAAATGGATTGGAGATGAACTGTGACACGATTATAAGATCAAGCAAGAAGGCTATAACCATTGCTCTCGTTTGCATTCTGATTCCAATGTTGGGGGGTGCTGGTTTTCTTGCTCTAGAGCATAGGGTATCAGGAGGTTCAGCAAAGCCTACTGTTTCCACAAAAGGATATTTCTTTTGCTGTGCAATTCTTGCTGTCACAGGTTTTCCAGTCGTTGCTAGGCTCCTATCAGGGCTCAAGATCCTCTACACAAGGCTTGGCAAAGATGCCTTAACTGCAGCCATGTTAATTGATGCATATGGCTGGATTGTCTTCACAATCTTGATTCCTTATTCCCATGATCGCGGCGGAAAACCACTCCTCTCAGCAATATGCACCTTTTTGTTCATTGTGTTCTGCTTCTACGTGGTTCGTCCCATCCTGACTCGCATCATTAACCGCAAAATCAGGTTGGAGACATGGGACTCCTCAGGTTTGCTGGATGTTATGGTTGGACTTTTCATTTGTTCGTCCATCACAGATTTTCTTGGTGCACACCATGTTGTTGGGGCCTTTGTGTATGGACTCATTTTGCCTAGTGGCAAATTTGCTGATTTGATGATGGAAATCTTGGATGATGTTGTTACTGCTCTTATTGTTCCTATCTACTTTGCTAGTTTTGGCTTTAGACTACACCTTGAGGCACTTTGGGCTGTTCACAATTCGGTTTTGTTTCCTGTCCTCATGGTCTTGTTGTTAACCATCCCAAAGGTTTTAGGCTCTATGTTGGCTACTTTCTACTTTGGTATGTCTGCTAGAGATGGCTTGGGCCTTGGATTGCTCCTCAACACTAAGGGCATCATGGCTGTCATTATGCTCAGCGTTGCCTGGGACAAAAAT CTTTTGGACCCCTATGCATTCACAATTATGATGCTGGCTATACTATTCATGACTGTGTTGGTCTCTCCCCTGATCAATGTGATATACAAGCCAAAACTCCGGTTCATGCAAACACAGCAAAGAACTGTACAGAAGCTAAGGAATGATGCAGAACTTCGAGTGGCTGTTTGTGTCCACAATGCTCACCAAGCCACTGGCATGATCCATGTCCTTGAAGCCACAAATGCCACCAGAATTTCGCCTTTACAAGTCTCAGTCCTTCACCTTGTTGAACTCACTAGACATGGCACTGGCCTTCTTGTTGCCCAGATGGACAATCCAAGTAGTGTTCAAGGAGAAAGCCATTATGGATCACAGGAAGAGTTTGAGAGCATATCCAAGGCGTTTGAAGAGTTTTCAGAGGAATACAATGCAGTGAGATTTGAGACATCAAGTATTGTGTCAACGTATGAGTCAATCCATGAGGACATATACACTGTGACACAAGAAAAACGTGCAAACCTAGTTCTCCTTCCCTTCCACAAACAACTAAGCTCCGAAGGCGTGTTGGACACAACCAACAATGCATTCAGTGGCATAAACCAAAATGTGATGCAACAACCACCTTGTTCTGTTGGGATCTTTGTGAACCGGGGACTCGACTCAttgttgaaaacaaaaatgagcaTCATTATGATCTTCATTGGAGGGCCTGACGACCGCGAAGCCTTGTCGATCGCATGGAGAATGGCAGGGCATTCATGCACAATGTTGCATGTGGTGAGGCTTCTTCTGTCAGGCACTGAGGttgcagaagaagaaaaggcATTCCATTCTGACTCTAACGGGTTGTTATCTACAGTGATGGACAGTGTGATGCAGAAAGAGTTGGATGATGAGCAAATATTGCACTTCAGGCACAAGGGGGTGCACAATAATGACTCCATTTCTTACTCAGAAAAGGAAGTGAAAATAGAAACTGGTGAGGAGATTCCTTTGATCCTCAATGAGATAGACAAGCCTGGGTATGACTTGTACATTTTGGGACAAGGGAGTGGCAAGAACTACACAGCTTTGCAGAAGTTGTTGGAATGGTGTGACAATCCTGAACTTGGGGCCATGGGGGACATTGTAGCTTCAACCAGCTTTGGCACAAGCTCCTCACTGCTTGTTGTGCAACAATACAGCATGGAGAGAAAGCCTAAAGGATATCGCAAAAAATGCTCTAAGAGAAATGATCCTGCCATATTGTGA
- the LOC100793509 gene encoding protein CANDIDATE G-PROTEIN COUPLED RECEPTOR 7-like, giving the protein MAALFIDKTECRAAEEGRVAGAKDGGFDERSVLLRVLEAKDGVVVDIDEVGDEGGVVGEEDLLVRIHGRDDDIKAGVQGVGGRGEVQVREFQGRDDEGGVVGAIGVPIVWSIRSLRETSKIDRKAGRNLAKLTLFMQFYIIVTGYLYFTHIVVFALKTIATYKYQWVSNLTEEVASLAFYVVMFYMFRHVEKNGYFVLDEKEEEVVEIAVRDEEFEL; this is encoded by the exons ATGGCGGCATTGTTCATCGACAAGACGGAATGCAGAGCAGCAGAGGAAGGG CGTGTGGCCGGAGCTAAGGATGGAGGTTTTGATGAGCGTAGTGTTCTTCTTCGGGTGCTGGAAGCCAAGGACGGTGTTGTTGTTGACATCGATGAGGTTGGCGATGAAGGTGGGGTTGTAGGCGAAGAGGATCTTCTTGTTAGGATTCATGGCAGAGACGATGATATCAAAGCGGGAGTTCAGGGTGTTGGAGGACGAGGTGAGGTTCAGGTAAGAGAGTTTCAGGGACGTGACGATGAAGGTGGGGTGGTGGGGGCGATAGGGGTCCCTATTGTGTGGTCCATCAGGTCCCTCAGGGAGACCTCCAAGATCGACAGGAAGGCGGGGAGGAACCTAGCCAAGTTGACCCTCTTCATGCAATTCTACATTATTGTCACTGGGTACTTGTACTTCACCCACATTGTGGTCTTTGCGTTGAAGACCATTGCCACTTACAAATACCAATGGGTTAGTAATCTCACTGAGGAGGTTGCTAGTCTCGCGTTTTATGTTGTCATGTTCTATATGTTTAGGCATGTGGAAAAGAATGGGTACTTTGTGCTTGacgagaaggaagaagaggtcGTCGAGATTGCAGTTAGGGATGAAGAATTTGAGCTTTAA